A portion of the Bactrocera neohumeralis isolate Rockhampton chromosome 2, APGP_CSIRO_Bneo_wtdbg2-racon-allhic-juicebox.fasta_v2, whole genome shotgun sequence genome contains these proteins:
- the LOC126758232 gene encoding neuropeptide CCHamide-2 isoform X2 yields MTSSVSFLLLMICAIVLAAQQGQAKKGCNAYGQACYGGHGKRSLGSLTDEMLANSAYRNERDELHPNELLQAMPNEATGLLPEREIDTYPRYRLIKFMRSLLGGHLKRPVERANEIDYPISAEAFSRDNSNNFN; encoded by the exons ATGACTTCTTCAGTATCCTTCCTGTTGTTGATGATCTGTGCGATCGTGCTGGCGGCACAGCAAGGCCAAGCAAAGA AGGGCTGCAACGCATATGGACAAGCTTGTTACGGTGGACACGGAAAACGTTCGCTGGGCTCCTTAACGGATGAAATGCTGGCAAATAGTGCATACAGAAACGAAAGAGACGAATTGCATCCCAACGAATTGCTGCAAGCAATGCCTAATGAAGCGACAGGACTATTACCGGAGAGAGAAATTGACACATACCCCAGATATCGACTCATCAAGTTTATGAGGTCATTG CTGGGTGGACATCTGAAGCGACCTGTTGAGCGGGCCAATGAAATCGACTACCCCATCTCAGCCGAGGCGTTTAGCCgggacaacagcaacaacttcaATTAA
- the LOC126758232 gene encoding neuropeptide CCHamide-2 isoform X1 produces the protein MTMTSSVSFLLLMICAIVLAAQQGQAKKGCNAYGQACYGGHGKRSLGSLTDEMLANSAYRNERDELHPNELLQAMPNEATGLLPEREIDTYPRYRLIKFMRSLLGGHLKRPVERANEIDYPISAEAFSRDNSNNFN, from the exons a tgacGATGACTTCTTCAGTATCCTTCCTGTTGTTGATGATCTGTGCGATCGTGCTGGCGGCACAGCAAGGCCAAGCAAAGA AGGGCTGCAACGCATATGGACAAGCTTGTTACGGTGGACACGGAAAACGTTCGCTGGGCTCCTTAACGGATGAAATGCTGGCAAATAGTGCATACAGAAACGAAAGAGACGAATTGCATCCCAACGAATTGCTGCAAGCAATGCCTAATGAAGCGACAGGACTATTACCGGAGAGAGAAATTGACACATACCCCAGATATCGACTCATCAAGTTTATGAGGTCATTG CTGGGTGGACATCTGAAGCGACCTGTTGAGCGGGCCAATGAAATCGACTACCCCATCTCAGCCGAGGCGTTTAGCCgggacaacagcaacaacttcaATTAA
- the LOC126758092 gene encoding WD repeat-containing protein 36, whose product MTNTGQIVSKGTLNDGLVNSSVIFRRNRALGYVSNSVPAAIRYVRRRKDTLITTCIGRSFQVYTASHFRLLHVGPVHPDEITALAMDRIHTYTASNRCIYAWRAGKHQRHVFRGHTGNVHLLLPFAAHLIAVDEANVLRVWDIAKEEVYLELQFNADEFLITALAHPPAYLNKIVLGSQQGMLKIWNIKENRLVFTFAGTGSRVTCIQPSPALDVVAVGHQDGTIVLLNLKFDEVLMKFKQDWGQVSQISFRTDGPPIMVTACSNGHVAFWNLEDRKIAGQLQAHEDSVATAICFNNEPLLFTTSPDNSMKLWIFDMPDNGARMLRIREGHTGPPLCIRYHGNSGTTILSAGEDSALRVFSTVTESFNKSMGKASYNRKKSKRRNRFEEDSLRMPPIIEFTSETTREREWDNIAALHEGVIQTTTWSFHKNRMGRHRLIPEKFQNKNRTDYNTITTCVTLTHCCNFVIIGYSSGDLERFNIQSGIHRACYGDPAHKSAVRGVVSDILNQFVISGCGDGLLKFWPFKEKVSNYMKCLKFSDGIALMRIHRESAMLAVALVNFSVHIVDVDTRVVVRKFEGHIAKLNDMTFSPDSRWLITASMDSTIKVWDIPSSYMIDHFKVDRPCVSLSMSPNGDFLATAHVNYLGIYLWANKMLFNQITLRSINPYSTPPFVGLPISASDDMDVADLMQKTKLAETGNDEDEDMSDEEVGPEINLTYESPSQLDSDLITLSGAAASRWQNLLDLEVIKKRNKPKAPPKTPKQAPFFLPTVAGLDIKFDIGQNTDNAADNNGSRVLQPGAGGLSTLTNFGKMLHESADSKNYDQCVDHLKQLGPSMIDFEIKSLHPNGGGSHRIMVAFLKTVESMFQSNTNYELAQAYLSVFLRVYGIDLLDSEDVIDALEQVSEVQEKSWKVVEDKMLFGLGVVTALRNFV is encoded by the exons ATGACCAACACGGGGCAAATAGTGTCCAAGGGCACATTAAATGACGGTTTAGTTAATAGTAGTGTGATTTTCCGACGTAATCGGGCTCTGGGATATGTGAGTAACAGCGTGCCAGCCGCGATCCGATATGTACGGCGACGTAAGGACACATTGATCACCACTTGTATTGGTCGTTCCTTTCAAGTGTATACGGCTAGCCACTTTCGCTTGTTGCATGTTGGGCCAGTGCATCCTGACGAGATAACAGCGTTGGCTATGGATCGTATACACACCTACACGGCCAGTAATCGCTGTATTTATGCTTGGCGTGCCGGCAAACACCAACGACACGTGTTTCGTGGTCACACAGGCAATGTACATTTATTATTGCCATTCGCTGCACATTTAATAGCTGTAGATGAGGCGAATGTTTTACGTGTTTGGGATATAGCAAAAGAAGAAGTATACTTAGAATTACAATTCAATGccgatgaatttttaattaccgCGTTGGCACATCCGCCTGCCTATCTGAACAAAATTGTATTAGGCTCCCAACAGGGTATGCTTAAAATTTGGAATATTAAGGAGAATCGTTTGGTGTTCACTTTTGCTGGTACGGGTAGCAGGGTAACTTGCATACAACCATCACCAGCACTAGATGTCGTTGCGGTTGGACACCAAGATGGCACTATTGTACTGCTTAATCTGAAATTCGATGAAGTGCTTATGAAGTTTAAACAAGATTGGGGTCAAGTTTCACAGATATCGTTCAGAACAGATGGACCACCAATAATGGTCACAGCTTGTTCGAATGGTCATGTTGCATTTTGGAATCTGGAAGATCGAAAG ATTGCTGGACAATTACAAGCTCATGAGGACTCAGTTGCTACTGCAATTTGCTTCAACAACGAACCGCTACTTTTTACCACTTCGCCAGATAATTCAATGAAATTGTGGATTTTCGATATGCCAGATAATGGGGCACGCATGTTACGTATAAGAGAAGGACACACCGGACCACCTTTATGTATAAGATATCACGGCAATAGTGGCACCACAATACTTTCCGCTGGAGAAGACAGTGCTTTACGTGTATTTAGTACCGTTACGGAATCGTTTAATAAAAGTATGGGCAAAGCTAGTTACAACCGAAAGAAGTCAAAGAGGAGAA ATCGTTTCGAAGAGGATTCATTACGTATGCCCCCAATTATCGAATTTACCAGCGAGACAACTCGGGAGCGTGAATGGGATAATATAGCGGCACTGCATGAAGGCgtcatacaaacaacaacatggTCATTTCATAAAAACCGCATGGGCAGACACCGTCTGATACcggagaaatttcaaaataagaaTCGAACGGATTATAATACAATTACTACTTGTGTAACACTCACACACTGCTGTAACTTTGTCATCATTG GTTATTCCAGTGGCGACTTGGAGCGCTTTAACATTCAAAGTGGCATACATCGCGCATGTTACGGGGATCCGGCGCATAAAAGCGCAGTACGCGGTGTAGTTTCCGACATACTAAATCAGTTCGTCATCTCTGGATGTGGCGATGGCCTGCTAAAATTTTGGCCTTTCAAAGAGAaag TTTCAAATTATATGAAGTGCCTTAAATTTTCTGATGGAATCGCGCTAATGCGCATACATCGCGAGAGTGCTATGCTTGCTGTTGCCTTGGTTAATTTCTCCGTGCATATTGTGGACGTGGATACACGTGTCGTGGTGCGTAAATTCGAAGGGCACATTGCTAAATTGAATGATATGACATTCAGCCCGGACAGTCGATGGCTCATTACCGCAAGCATGGATTCAACCATCAAAGTATGGGATATACCATCCTCCTACATGATAGATCACTTCAAAGTAGATCGTCCATGTGTGTCGCTTAGCATGTCACCAAATGGTGATTTTCTTGCAACAGCGCATGTAAACTATTTGGGAATATATTTGTGGGCGAATAAGATGCTCTTCAATCAAATAACACTGCGCTCCATCAATCCGTATAGTACGCCGCCCTTCGTTGGTTTACCAATTAGTGCCAGCGATGATATGGACGTAGCTGATCTAATGCAGAAAACCAAACTGGCTGAAACCGGCAATGATGAAGACGAGGATATGAGTGATGAAGAAGTGGGTCCAGAGATCAATTTAACTTACGAATCACCATCACAGCTAGACAGTGATCTGATTACGCTTTCTGGCGCTGCGGCATCGCGTTGGCAAAATCTGCTCGACCTCGAAGTAATTAAGAAACGCAATAAGCCAAAGGCGCCACCTAAAACGCCGAAACAAGCTCCATTTTTCCTGCCAACAGTGGCTGGGTTAGATATAAAGTTTGATATTGGGCAAAACACCGACAATGCTGCTGATAATAATGGCTCACGTGTCTTGCAGCCAGGTGCAGGTGGTCTCAGCACATTAaccaacttcggtaaaatgctTCATGAGTCGGCAGACAGCAAAAATTATGATCAATGTGTTGATCATCTTAAACAGCTTGGTCCATCCATgattgattttgaaattaaatcgTTGCATCCGAATGGCGGCGGTTCTCACCGCATCATGGTTGCCTTTTTGAAAACAGTTGAATCGATGTTTCAGTCAAACACCAACTATGAACTGGCGCAAGCGTACTTGAGCGTTTTCCTACGTGTCTACGGCATAGATTTATTGGACTCCGAAGATGTTATTGACGCATTGGAGCAAGTTTCCGAAGTGCAAGAGAAAAGTTGGAAAGTCGTTGAGGATAAAATGTTGTTTGGCTTGGGTGTAGTGACTGCACTCAGGAATTTCGTCTAG
- the LOC126758155 gene encoding dnaJ homolog subfamily A member 4, whose protein sequence is MVKETGYYDLLGVKPDATSEELKKAYRKLALKYHPDKNPNEGERFKAISQAYEVLSDREKRQIYDDGGEAAIKKGGADTGDFRSPMDFFEKFFGAGFGGGGRRRERRGKDVVHQMSVQLEELYNGATRKLALQKNVICDKCEGRGGKKGAIEKCMQCRGSGVETRVQQIGPGLVQHTEQVCRKCLGTGEMISEKDRCKQCNGRKTVRERKVLEVHIEKGMRDGQKIIFNGEGDHEPDSQPGDIIILLDEKEHSTFVHAGTDLMMKMPIQLVEALCGFERVIKTLDDRDLVIRSKPGDVVKHEMTKCVMEEGMPLYKNPLEKGRLIIQFEVIFPPTIPLTVIPTLEQCLPPRPEVTIPLDAETVELEEFDPKQRRQQQHQRMAYEEDDRGYEQGPRIEQCSSS, encoded by the exons ATGGTTAAAGAAACTGGTTATTATGACCTGTTGGGTGTGAAGCCCGACGCCACTAGTGAAGAGCTGAAGAAAGCGTACAGAAAATTGGCGTTAAAGTATCATCCAGACAAAAACCCAAATGAGGGTGAGCGTTTCAAAGCAATTTCACAGGCGTATGAGGTGCTGTCAGATCGTGAGAAACGACAGATCTACGATGATGGCGGCGAAGCGGCGATCAAGAAAGGCGGTGCTGACACAGGTGACTTCCGCAGTCCCATGGACTTCTTTGAGAAGTTCTTCGGAGCTGGTTTCGGTGGTGGCGGTCGTCGACGTGAGCGTCGTGGTAAGGATGTTGTACATCAGATGTCCGTTCAGTTGGAAGAATTGTACAATGGTGCCACACGCAAGCTGGCATTGCAGAAAAATGTGATTTGCGACAAATGTGAAGGTCGCGGTGGCAAGAAGGGTGCAATTGAGAAATGTATGCAATGTCGTGGTAGTGGTGTAGAAACCCGTGTGCAACAGATTGGACCTGGTTTAGTGCAACATACCGAACAAGTTTGTCGTAAATGTTTGGGAACTGGAGAGATGATATCTGAGAAGGATCGTTGTAAGCAGTGTAATGGTAGGAAAACTGTTAGGGAACGTAAAGTATTGGAAGTGCATATAGAGAAAGGTATGCGAGATGgacagaaaattatatttaacggTGAGGGAGATCATGAACCAGATTCACAACCTGgcgatattattatattattggaTGAGAAAGAACACTCCACATTTGTGCATGCCGGTACGGATTTAATGATGAAAATGCCAATTCAATTGGTGGAAGCCCTTTGTGGATTCGAACGTGTTATTAAGACACTTGATGATCGTGATCTTGTGATCCGATCAAAACCGGGTGATGTTGTCAAACATGAAATGACCAAGTGTGTCATGGAGGAGGGCATGCCGTTGTATAAGAACCCGCTGGAGAAAGGTCGTTTGATCATTCAATTCGAAGTAATCTTCCCCCCAACTATTCCACTAACAGTTATTCCCACACTCGAACAATGTCTACCCCCAAGGCCAGAAGTAACCATACCACTAGATGCTGAGACAGTCGAATTG GAGGAATTCGATCCCAAACAACGACGCCAACAACAGCACCAACGCATGGCGTATGAGGAAGATGATCGCGGTTATGAGCAAGGACCCAGAATAGAACAGTGTTCGTCAAGTTAA